The Podospora pseudopauciseta strain CBS 411.78 chromosome 7 map unlocalized CBS411.78m_7.2, whole genome shotgun sequence genome contains a region encoding:
- the cat1 gene encoding catalase 1 (COG:Q; EggNog:ENOG503NUEX): MASYLPSMEKVQHAVLGPRGGDKVADLQKETKEMSDKARLTTDYGVKQTSADDWLKIVNNDKTGPMLLEDPFARERIHRFDHERIPERVVHARGSGAFGKFKLFESAEDVTFAPILTDTSRETPIFIRFSTVLGSRGSADTVRDVRGFAIKFYTQEGNWDIVANNIPVFFIQDAIKFPDVIHAGKPEPHNEVPQAQTAHNNFWDFQYNHTEATHMFMWAMSDRGIPRSYRMMQGFGVNTFTLINAKGERHFVKFIFTPELGVHSLIWDEALKLAGQDPDFHRKDLWEAIENGVFPKWKFGIQVIPEADEHKFDFDILDATKIWPEDLVPVRYIGEFELNRNPDEFFPQTEQVAFCTSHIVPGIGFSDDPLLQGRNFSYFDTQLSRLGINWQELPINRPVCPVMNFNRDGAMRHTITKGTVNYWPNRFEKVKPATHEEGGYVEYAEKVAGIKARARSAKFKEHFAQAQLFWNSMSAVEKNHIINALGFELDHCEDPVVYERMVTRLADIDLGLAQTVAEMVGGEPPKEASRPNHGRKAPGLSQTEFPGSKPTIASRRIAILVADGYDQVAYSAAYAAISAGLAIPLVIGTKRSKIVAAGGAGSTTPHHHLEGFRSTMVDAIFIPGGVDSIRALSKNGRALHWIREAFGHLKAIGATGEAVDFVNKAIGLPAVSVSESAEVQDSYGVVTMRETKPGSLSEAVDIVKGGAGFMEKFFHNIAQHRCWARELDGLHSQVAY, from the exons ATGGCCAGTTATTTGCCCTCCATGGAGAAAGTACAGCACGCCGTTCTTGGGCCCCGAGGGGGTGACAAGGTCGCCGACCTTCAgaaggagaccaaggagaTGTCAGATAAGGCCCGCCTCACAACAGACTATGGTGTCAAGCAGACCTCTGCCGATGACTGGCTCAAGATCGTCAACAACGACAAGACTGGTCCCATGCTGTTGGAAGACCCCTTTGCTCGCGAGAGA ATCCACAGGTTCGACCACGAAAGAATCCCAGAGCGCGTCGTCCATGCCCGTGGCAGCGGTGCCTTCGGCAAGTTCAAGCTCTTCGAGAGTGCCGAGGATGTCACTTTTGCTCCAATCCTTACCGACACATCGCGCGAGACGCCCATTTTTATCCGGTTTTCGACAGTGCTCGGTAGCCGTGGCAGCGCTGATACCGTTCGCGATGTGCGAGGTTTTGCGATCAAGTTCTACACACAGGAAGGAAACTGGGATATTGTCGCCAACAATATTCCCGTGTTCTTCATTCAGGACGCCATCAAGTTTCCCGATGTCATCCATGCTGGCAAACCCGAGCCACACAACGAGGTTCCCCAGGCCCAGACAGCCCATAACAACTTCTGGGATTTCCAGTACAACCACACCGAGGCGACGCACATGTTCATGTGGGCG ATGAGCGACAGAGGTATTCCTCGTTCGTACCGCATGATGCAAGGATTTGGCGTCAACACTTTCACGCTCATCAACGCCAAGGGAGAGCGTCACTTTGTCAAGTTCATCTTCACCCCTGAACTCGGCGTGCACTCTCTTATTTGGGACGAGGCCCTCAAGCTTGCCGGCCAGGATCCAGACTTCCACCGCAAGGACCTGTGGGAGGCCATCGAGAACGGTGTCTTCCCCAAGTGGAAGTTCGGTATTCAGGTGATCCCTGAAGCTGATGAGCACAAGTTCGACTTCGACATCTTGGATGCTACCAAGATCTGGCCCGAGGATCTGGTACCCGTGCGTTACATTGGCGAGTTCGAGCTCAACCGCAACCCAGACGAGTTCTTCCCACAGACTGAGCAGGTTGCATTCTGCACAAGCCACATCGTCCCCGGTATTGGCTTCTCCGATGACCCTCTTCTCCAAGGCCGTAACTTCAGCTATTTCGATACACAATTGAGCCGTCTGGGTATCAACTGGCAGGAGCTTCCCATCAACCGCCCAGTATGCCCCGTCATGAACTTCAACCGCGATGGTGCTATGCgccacaccatcaccaaaggCACCGTCAACTACTGGCCCAACCGGTTTGAGAAGGTCAAGCCTGCTACTCACGAGGAAGGCGGGTATGTTGAATACGCTGAGAAGGTTGCCGGCATCAAGGCCCGCGCCCGCAGTGCCAAGTTCAAGGAGCATTTTGCTCAGGCGCAACTGTTCTGGAACAGTATGTCGGCGGTTGAGAAGaaccacatcatcaacgccctGGGATTCGAACTTGACCACTGTGAGGATCCTGTCGTGTACGAGCGCATGGTGACGCGATTGGCCGATATCGACTTGGGTCTCGCCCAGACAGTCGCCGAaatggttggtggtgagccCCCCAAGGAGGCCAGCCGTCCCAACCACGGCCGCAAGGCACCAGGCTTGAGCCAAACAGAGTTCCCCGGATCAAAGCCTACCATTGCGTCCCGGAGAATCGCCATCTTGGTTGCCGATGGGTACGATCAGGTCGCTTACTCAGCTGCGTACGCTGCTATCTCGGCTGGCTTGGCCATCCCATTGGTTATCGGAACCAAGAGAAGCAAGATTGTTGCCGCCGGTGGAGCTGGTAGCACcacacctcatcatcacttgGAAGGCTTCCGCTCCACCATGGTGGACGCCATCTTCATTCCCGGCGGTGTTGATTCCATTCGCGCTCTGTCCAAGAACGGCAGAGCTCTGCATTGGATTAGGGAGGCCTTTGGTCATCTCAAGGCTATTGGAGCCACAGGCGAAGCTGTCGACTTCGTCAACAAGGCCATCGGCCTGCCAGCTGTTAGTGTCTCGGAGAGTGCCGAGGTCCAGGACAGCTATGGTGTCGTGACTATGCGTGAGACCAAGCCAGGAAGCTTGAGTGAGGCGGTGGACATCGTCAAGGGCGGTGCTGGTTTTATGGAGAAGTTCTTCCACAACATTGCCCAGCACAGGTGCTGGGCCAGAGAGCTGGATGGCCTCCACAGCCAGGTGGCCTACTAG
- a CDS encoding uncharacterized protein (CAZy:AA3; COG:E; EggNog:ENOG503NUFD) produces MKEGQVSQVQIMTPPKSFALFCLNRVFSHVAFVRSVMMARKFNISLVVAALSLITRILPVAVAVPDSVLRARHVQTPEELRDSYDYIVVGAGTAGLTIADRLTELPEYSVLVIEHGRFWNPSDPNGDRQTAHLYNLTSVPQIGLNNRTIPLGMGFGVGGSSAVNGMAVMRGTVKDYGIWDQLGNNGSNWSWKELLPYFKKAIHFVPPNPVLAADFNITYDVQAWGQYNDTRLYASFPGGLNPAIKTIYDGLIQTPGIPFPADGHAGNHGVFYYPLSVDPKTRQRSYSRTGHWDGLNRPNYDILTSARATKIVLSGKENAATGVECILTDTEKRVTVKANKEVVISTGAIHTPLLLQLSGVGPRMLLKKAKIPVKVSLPGVGANFQDHPIGPPIRFNFTKPPPPPTSNSTHLPPSEGQGQGLVADLPLPIAAPSAFPAIASSLARQDPASFAAPGTDSSVLRGYKAQSNLLAEQMLSSAPGSLSFLHWVIGYGTAPGANPINFHPISRGTVSVDPDNIDAPDPVVDYRALTNPVDTDLMIAYLEFYRRFFGPEGPLAGYHAVETAPGAKVTSREDLGGYIRTNYIPQAWHPVGTAAKMRRELGGVVDDELRVYGTRGLRVADASVIPILPGGTTQLTVYVIGEKAADLIKETWKGQGGRGALGGKRGDKNR; encoded by the exons ATGAAAGAAGGTCAGGTAAGTCAAGTTCAAATCATGACCCCGCCCAAGTCCTTTGCGTTGTTCTGTCTAAATCGTGTCTTCAGCCATGTTGCTTTCGTACGGTCAGTGATGATGGCACGTAAATTCAACATCTCTCTTGTCGTGGCTGCCCTTTCCCTGATAACGAGGATCCTGCCTGTTGCAGTGGCGGTCCCAGACTCGGTGCTCAGGGCGAGGCATGTTCAAACTCCCGAAGAACTAAGAGATTCATACGACTACATAGTAGTCGGGGCTGGAACCGCTGGTCTTACAATTGCAGATCGTCTGACTGAGCTGCCAGAAT ACTCTGTCCTGGTGATCGAACATGGAAGGTTCT GGAATCCATCCGACCCCAATGGCGACCGTCAAACTGCGCATTTGTACAATCTCACGTCTGTTCCACAAATAGGTCTAAACAACAGAACCATACCGCTGGGCATGGGCTTTGGCGTGGGCGGCAGCTCAGCTGTCAACGGTATGGCTGTGATGCGTGGCACTGTAAAGGACTATGGCATCTGGGATCAGTTGGGAAACAATGGCTCGAATTGGAGCTGGAAAGAATTGCTCCCTTACTTCAAGAAG GCAATCCATTTTGTTCCCCCGAACCCGGTACTTGCCGCGGACTTCAACATTACGTACGACGTTCAGGCTTGGGGACAGTATAATGACACCCGCCTCTACGCATCGTTCCCAGGCGGTCTTAATCCTGCGATCA AAACAATTTACGACGGTCTCATCCAAACGCCAGGAATTCCATTCCCAGCGGACGGACACGCCGGCAACCATGGAGTGTTTTACTACCCATTATCAGTGGATCCAAAGACCCGACAGCGTTCCTATTCCAGAACTGGCCATTGGGATGGTCTGAACAGGCCAAATTATGACATTTTGACAAGCGCACGGGCTACCAAGATAGTCCTGAGTGGTAAGGAGAACGCGGCAACTGGAGTCGAGTGCATCTTGACAGACACAGAAAAGAGAGTTACTGTGAAGGCCAACAAAGAAGTTGTGATATCGACAGGAGCCATCCATACGCCTCTGCTTCTGCAACTGAGCGGAGTAGGTCCACGCATGCTCTTAAAGAAGGCCAAAATCCCTGTTAAGGTCAGCCTACCTGGGGTGGGTGCGAACTTTCAAGATCACCCAATCGGACCCCCTATTCGGTTCAACTTTAcaaaaccacccccaccacctacCTCAAACTCGACCCATCTCCCGCCCAGCGAAggacaaggtcaaggtctGGTGGCAGATCTTCCACTCCCCATCGCGGCACCATCTGCCTTTCCCGCCATCGCCTCTTCCCTCGCTCGCCAGGATCCAGCTTCTTTTGCAGCACCAGGCACAGACAGCTCCGTTCTCCGCGGCTACAAAGCCCAAAGCAACCTCCTCGCGGAGCAAATGCTCTCCTCGGCCCCcggctccctctccttcctccactGGGTAATCGGGTATGGTACCGCCCCCGGcgccaaccccatcaactttcatcccatctcccgCGGTACCGTCTCGGTCGACCCCGACAACATTGATGCCCCAGACCCAGTGGTCGACTACCGCGCTTTGACCAACCCCGTCGACACTGACCTCATGATCGCCTACCTCGAGTTCTACCGCCGCTTCTTCGGTCCCGAGGGCCCATTAGCGGGATATCACGCTGTCGAGACGGCGCCGGGCGCCAAGGTGACAAGCagggaggatttgggggggtATATCAGGACGAACTACATACCGCAAGCGTGGCACCCTGTTGGGACGGCGGccaagatgaggagggagttgggtggggttgtggatgatgagctgaGGGTGTATGGGACCAGGGGATTGAGGGTGGCGGACGCGAGTGTTATCCCGATTTTGCCGGGGGGCACGACGCAATTGACGGTTTATGTGATTGGGGAGAAG GCTGCCGACTTGATCAAAGAGACATGGAAAGGACAGGGCGGAAGGGGGGCTTTAGGGGGTAAGAGGGGCGATAAGAACCGATAA
- a CDS encoding uncharacterized protein (EggNog:ENOG503PB0X) — protein MFYYDTDALESDILVHEGAPKLTYHEYAAFTRPRIQQFQPTSAGSSAGEVSRCALSEDWEGRGMFELALRQNHAVDRDGEFVLQGDHVHPALRGRVRQVIARRSLNYSSDEKGALDGLNLTRADYEALKLHPSTIQYLRRTTTESTFWDQRHEKLSIILCFSTEPRPAYDFMSFTYSIPDRTATMLLRQSYDPHIHDVDDLEQYGERMQACKPHWAHPLVTPVVLLQMQFLLSERAVAENEKDISKVEQDVERMAGFETIDSRPKSRSNSTSSGATGGYSHPKRPTELMKNAHDAFKRSIKLLDTITWMDRAVGVILRAGDELEEVRYESENDIDSPDLQGALISASGRTVTGLARARIIEDPMSAHWHEIRQYLESLQQLCKSLETERHMLEVRCKSQIDIIYAKMQQEDNILTARMAVTSTRDSSSLKALAVITALFLPGDFIASLLGMAMFEKWNDEEYDGDRLPETPERFWLYWALALPLTFIIFILWRTWWVSQDRFFRQHLSKELSEERYWTEDRRPRKLDHSFIRDFFTLSARRDEKADIPPPSPDLSHSQLAAESNSKTPSPPAPVFNLKRIAFAGTDTRRSKRNAFRGHSAV, from the exons ATGTTTTATTACGATACCGACGCCCTTGAAAGCGACATCCTGGTGCACGAAGGCGCGCCAAAGCTTACCTACCACGAGTATGCTGCCTTCACCAGACCACGCATCCAGCAGTTCCAACCAACCTCGGCGGGGTCTTCTGCCGGCGAGGTGAGCCGGTGTGCCTTGTCCGAGGACTGGGAGGGGCGTGGAATGTTTGAGCTTGCTCTGCGACAAAACCATGCTGTGGACCGAGATGGCGAGTTTGTGCTCCAGGGCGACCACGTACATCCAGCACTTCGAGGCCGTGTGAGGCAGGTGATAGCACGGCGCAGCCTGAACTATAGCTCCGATGAAAAGGGCGCGCTCGACGGTCTGAACCTCACACGTGCTGACTACGAAGCCCTCAAACTACACCCGTCGACAATCCAATATCTCCGCCGGACCACGACCGAGTCCACTTTTTGGGATCAGCGTCACGAGAAGCTTAGCATCATCCTCTGCTTCTCCACAGAGCCGCGGCCAGCCTACGACTTTATGTCTTTCACATACAGCATCCCCGACCGAACGGCGACAATGCTCTTGCGCCAGTCCTATGACCCGCACATTCATGATGTGGATGACTTGGAGCAGTATGGCGAACGAATGCAGGCCTGCAAACCCCATTGGGCCCACCCATTGGTCACGCCCGTTGTTTTGCTCCAGATGCAGTTTTTGCTCTCTGAGCGCGCCGTGGCTGAGAATGAGAAGGACATCTCCAAGGTGGAGCAAGATGTTGAACGCATGGCTGGGTTCGAAACGATCGACTCCCGCCCAAAGAGCCGGTCGAATTCGACCAGTTCAGGTGCAACTGGCGGGTACAGTCATCCAAAGCGGCCCACTGAGCTTATGAAGAACGCACACGACGCCTTCAAGAGGTCTATCAAGCTGCTGGACACAATCACCTGGATGGATAGGGCAGTTGGTGTTATTTTGCGGGCAGGTGACGAGCTAGAAGAAGTGAGGTACGAGAGTGAGAATGACATTGACAGCCCCGACCTTCAGGGCGCTTTGATCTCGGCATCTGGACGGACGGTAACAGGTCTTGCTCGTGCCCGCATCATTGAGGATCCAATGTCAGCCCATTGGCATGAGATCAGGCAGTACCTCGAGAGTCTACAGCAGCTGTGCAAGAGCCTGGAAACTGAACGACACATGTTGGAAGTTCGATGCAAATCTCAGATCGATATT ATCTATGCCAAGATGCAGCAGGAAGACAATATCTTGACAGCTCGCATGGCAGTTACCTCGACTCGAGATTCCTCTTCCCTCAAAGCACTAGCTGTTATCACAGCCCTGTTCCTTCCGGGTGATTTTATCGCCAGCCTCCTTGGCATGGCCATGTTTGAAAAATGGAATGACGAGGAATACGATGGTGATAGGCTGCCCGAAACGCCAGAACGATTTTGGCTTTACTGGGCCCTTGCGCTCCCACTTACCTTTATTATCTTTATTCTCTGGCGGACGTGGTGGGTATCGCAAGATCGGTTCTTCAGACAGCATCTGTCCAAGGAGCTCAGTGAAGAGCGGTACTGGACTGAGGACAGGCGGCCTCGGAAACTGGACCACAGCTTTATCCGTGACTTTTTCACTCTCTCGGCAAGGAGAGACGAAAAGGCCGACATTCCACCACCGAGTCCGGATTTGTCTCACTCTCAGCTGGCTGCTGAGAGTAATAGCAAgaccccatcacccccagcCCCTGTTTTCAACTTGAAAAGGATTGCTTTTGCCGGGACAGACACACGAAGGAGTAAGCGCAACGCATTCCGTGGACATAGTGCGGTGTAG
- a CDS encoding uncharacterized protein (EggNog:ENOG503NU34; COG:S) — translation MTMSTTQVPLAFASCSIGLPKHTLHQKIEAIRAAGFQGIELSFPDLLSYATLHFGRDVAEDDYDTLCEAAKAVKDLCSRHELVIMVLQPFANFEGWPAGSRERQDAFARAKGWIRIMDATGIDMLQVGSSDSAGISSSFSDLAADLRELADMLAPHGFKLAYENWCWATRAPTWKEVWEIVKMVDRPNIGLCLDTFQTAGGEWGDPTTASRLIEGVSAADLTVRYKDSLEELSRTVPSDKIYFLQISDAYKMDEPLADVVEQGLRPRGRWSHDWRPLPYDGGYLPIVEFAEAVLRTGFRGWVSVEVFDGKFKEKYGDDLMGFAHKAQLVTDQLLATALASGDKTK, via the exons ATGACGATGTCGACAACACAGGTTCCCCTCGCCTTCGCATCATGCTCCATCGGCTTGCCAAAACACACACTGCACCAAAAGATCGAAGCCATCCGCGCAGCCGGCTTTCAAGGCATAGAACTCTCCTTCCCAGACTTGCTCTCATACGCTACGCTGCACTTTGGCCGCGATGTCGCCGAGGACGATTACGATACCCTCTGTGAGGCAGCAAAGGCAGTAAAGGATCTCTGCAGCCGCCACGAACTTGTCATCATGGTCCTCCAACCCTTTGCAAACTTTGAAGGCTGGCCTGCTGGAAGCCGTGAGCGTCAGGACGCGTTTGCTCGCGCGAAAGGCTGGATCAGAATCATGGATGCCACAGGCATTGACATGCTCCAAGTTGGTTCGTCCGACTCGGCGGgcatctcatcctccttttCGGATCTGGCAGCGGACCTCCGGGAGCTGGCCGATATGCTTGCACCACACGGCTTCAAACTTGCTTATGAGAATTGGTGCTGGGCAACACGGGCTCCCACATGGAAGGAGGTTTGGGAAATTGTCAAGATGGTTGATCGGCCTAACATTGGACTGTGTCTAGATACATTCCAGACAGCTGGTGGGGAATGGGGAGATCCAACTACAGCGTCACGTCTCATTGAAGGGGTCTCGGCTGCAGACCTCACCGTGCGGTATAAGGACAGTCTTGAAGAGCTGTCGCGCACGGTCCCGTCGGATAAGATCTATTTCCTGCAGATAAGTGACGCATACAAGATGGATGAGCCGCTGGCAGATGTGGTAGAACAAGGCCTGAGACCtagagggagatggagccACGACTGGAGACCCCTGCC ATATGACGGGGGATACCTCCCAATCGTGGAGTTCGCTGAAGCAGTGCTCAGAACAGGTTTTAGGGGCTGGGTCAGTGTAGAGGTGTTTGATGGCAAGTTTAAAGAAAAGTATGGTGATGACTTGATGGGCTTCGCGCACAAGGCTCAGTTGGTTACCGACCAGCTGTTGGCAACGGCACTTGCATCCGGTGATAAAACGAAATAG